The following coding sequences lie in one Montipora foliosa isolate CH-2021 chromosome 11, ASM3666993v2, whole genome shotgun sequence genomic window:
- the LOC137975122 gene encoding uncharacterized protein isoform X1, translating to MQRHRLKTRIFCMNYHEESHCTDVNGKQVKHEDPFVPKGKVCQHCTCLNGYARECVPAKCAVPTCKDYKAVPGECCAYTCPSGNNSAAAELAIIISLSVGLLLLLVLLIFMLNRNRKKSQRDRIRNEVIEQSQRPLNNRLAVITEENNDNIEPPPPYTPGRGRYSLRKAHYTSPPFTPNEPPPPYEIDSREATDV from the exons ATGCAGCGACACAG GTTaaaaacaagaatattctgTATGAACTACCATGAAG AATCACACTGCACTGATGTTAATGGAAAGCAAGTAAAGCATGAAGATCCTTTTGTGCCAAAAGGAAAGGTTTGCCAGCACTGTACATGTTTGAATGGGTATGCTCGAGAGTGTGTTCCGGCAAAATGTGCAGTGCCTACTTGTAAGGACTATAAGGCGGTGCCTGGAGAATGTTGTGCTTACACATGTCCATCAG GCAATAATTCTGCGGCTGCGGAGCTGGCAATAATCATCAGTCTCTCTGTGGGATTATTGTTGCTGCTTGTACTTCTGATATTCATGCTTAATAGAAACCGCAAGAAGAGTCAAAGGGATAGAATCAGAAACGAAGTCATTGAACAGTCACAAA GACCTCTCAATAACAGGCTAGCAGTTATCACAGAAGAAAACAATGATAATATAGAGCCACCTCCCCCTTATACCCCTGGGAGGGGCAGATACAGCTTAAGAAAAGCACACTATACATCCCCTCCCTTCACACCAAACGAACCACCTCCGCCGTATGAAATAGACTCTAGAGAAGCCACAGATGTATAG
- the LOC137975122 gene encoding uncharacterized protein isoform X3: protein MDNSTESHCTDVNGKQVKHEDPFVPKGKVCQHCTCLNGYARECVPAKCAVPTCKDYKAVPGECCAYTCPSGNNSAAAELAIIISLSVGLLLLLVLLIFMLNRNRKKSQRDRIRNEVIEQSQRPLNNRLAVITEENNDNIEPPPPYTPGRGRYSLRKAHYTSPPFTPNEPPPPYEIDSREATDV from the exons ATGGATAATAGCACTG AATCACACTGCACTGATGTTAATGGAAAGCAAGTAAAGCATGAAGATCCTTTTGTGCCAAAAGGAAAGGTTTGCCAGCACTGTACATGTTTGAATGGGTATGCTCGAGAGTGTGTTCCGGCAAAATGTGCAGTGCCTACTTGTAAGGACTATAAGGCGGTGCCTGGAGAATGTTGTGCTTACACATGTCCATCAG GCAATAATTCTGCGGCTGCGGAGCTGGCAATAATCATCAGTCTCTCTGTGGGATTATTGTTGCTGCTTGTACTTCTGATATTCATGCTTAATAGAAACCGCAAGAAGAGTCAAAGGGATAGAATCAGAAACGAAGTCATTGAACAGTCACAAA GACCTCTCAATAACAGGCTAGCAGTTATCACAGAAGAAAACAATGATAATATAGAGCCACCTCCCCCTTATACCCCTGGGAGGGGCAGATACAGCTTAAGAAAAGCACACTATACATCCCCTCCCTTCACACCAAACGAACCACCTCCGCCGTATGAAATAGACTCTAGAGAAGCCACAGATGTATAG
- the LOC137975122 gene encoding uncharacterized protein isoform X2 yields the protein MKNSNRIKRRMLRESHCTDVNGKQVKHEDPFVPKGKVCQHCTCLNGYARECVPAKCAVPTCKDYKAVPGECCAYTCPSGNNSAAAELAIIISLSVGLLLLLVLLIFMLNRNRKKSQRDRIRNEVIEQSQRPLNNRLAVITEENNDNIEPPPPYTPGRGRYSLRKAHYTSPPFTPNEPPPPYEIDSREATDV from the exons ATGAAG AACTCTAACAGAATTAAAAGAAGAATGCTAAGAG AATCACACTGCACTGATGTTAATGGAAAGCAAGTAAAGCATGAAGATCCTTTTGTGCCAAAAGGAAAGGTTTGCCAGCACTGTACATGTTTGAATGGGTATGCTCGAGAGTGTGTTCCGGCAAAATGTGCAGTGCCTACTTGTAAGGACTATAAGGCGGTGCCTGGAGAATGTTGTGCTTACACATGTCCATCAG GCAATAATTCTGCGGCTGCGGAGCTGGCAATAATCATCAGTCTCTCTGTGGGATTATTGTTGCTGCTTGTACTTCTGATATTCATGCTTAATAGAAACCGCAAGAAGAGTCAAAGGGATAGAATCAGAAACGAAGTCATTGAACAGTCACAAA GACCTCTCAATAACAGGCTAGCAGTTATCACAGAAGAAAACAATGATAATATAGAGCCACCTCCCCCTTATACCCCTGGGAGGGGCAGATACAGCTTAAGAAAAGCACACTATACATCCCCTCCCTTCACACCAAACGAACCACCTCCGCCGTATGAAATAGACTCTAGAGAAGCCACAGATGTATAG